gtgagggagagagagttaaaggaaaaagagggattttggatattttttggtTTAATAGGGAATACAAGTAAATATGGtattaaaatatgtgtaaaagggtaatttttcccaaattaaaagaagaagaagaaatttggGCCAAATCATTTTTTCTGGTCTGTTAAATTAGAGAAGTCCAAAACCTGCTGAATCTCTAGAGTCCAAGTTCATTAAGCCCAGTAGCCCAATTTAGCAGCCCATTTACTCGTTGACCCATTAAAATCCCAAACTaattaaagaatgaaaaaattacgcgaataaacaaacatatactagttaattagttaatataATTATAGTTTAGCTAATTTATAATTCATCACTAACATTTCGCATTAATTACGGTtcgagtttgtataattcgcacgtttgtataattcaaaatttgtataactTTGTATAAcgtaattttgtataatataatttggatAGCTGTTTAAAGTTTAGATGTTTGTGTTTTTGTAAATTCAttatttcaagtttatacaGAATagttgaattatacaaacgtacccgcaaattatacaaacaaaACAACTTAAATTATATCTACAATttgtaaatatgcaaattataaCTAAGGAgtcttatttaatttattattatttgcgAAATTTGCTCTTAAGGAATTGCGATAGAGGCTTGTGAAAAAGTTGACTCGACAACATTCTCAAGACttcaaacaagaaaaaataattattcgtATGAAAGTCTTAATCAGAAGTTTCGGTTCGAAccccaaaaatgaaattatcTTTGAtaagaagaattttatttttggggTGAGATTTTTCGGACATAGACCTGAATAAGTCAAGTGCGCTCCGAAATGAATGCCAAACAGGAAAAAAGAACAAGTATGAAACTTGGTTTGTTATGACGAATataattatttagatatttcATTTCTTCTTTCATAACAAACGCAAAAACAATTGAAGAATAATGAGATGATTAGGATTCCTCCATTTTTAACTAGAGATCTGAATTACGTTTTATCATCTTTCTTATCAAGTTTTTCAGTCAAATGAATTCAGATTAATCAGGTAGATAAACTTCATCATATCATATGGTTAAATTGATTGTGATCCCTCTGTTATTAAATTAAGATATTTACTTAGGAGTTGAATTTTATGAAGGAGATAACTTTATTGGAAgcttctaatattttttttctgattttattttttctcctttGAATAAGGCACACATTTTAGTGCTGAAATTTTATTAAAGTTATAATATGTTAggcaaaaataattttctttttctaatcatGAAATCTTCCAGAGTTTGACTCGTAAGGTTTGAAACATTACAAAAATATCAAGAATTAAAGACGGAAAATTTCTATTGctgaacaatattttttttttcattaggCCTATTTAATGACGAAGTAGCaatgaattataaaaataataattatatgagCTATAGGTTATTTAGTGATTAATTAACAATGAATTTCGCAATTAGTTCTTatatttctcttcttctttttttctagtGAACTCAATGGATAATCGGTccattttttgatctttttttcaCTTAAATATTAGATTTCGAAGCCGTCGTGTGTGTTTAACATATATATTATGTGTTGCACTTTTGTCACTAGGTCGAAATCCTCGCTAAATCATCTATTTCCCTATAACTTTTGGGGcaaaattttatgttatgttaAAAAGTATTATATGATGGGATAAATATGATTCTTTCACTCTTAACTATAGATCTCGAATTCAAAGCCTCACGTTAGGACTTAGGAAGAACTTCTCTTTAATTTGGCCTTAGGCGGCGTgacatatatttatttaatcgaAACTTAATTCTGTATCAGATActtaataaaatttttaaataaaaggtATGTCCATTTGTGGATGCAAATATTCCCTTTATTTCAACCATTTATTTTTGACATTTGGCAAGTATTGCCGTCCTTGTTTGCTTATTTCCCCAAAATTCTCtttgttttttcttctattttacaCAAGTTGTGTGTATCCACTCTTCAACTCtcttcattctttttttattttatttaaagaaaaatttggtagttttgactaatttttaatCACATAAAGTGATAAATATTCCAAGTgtttattaattattacaatATATACTTTGTaatactttattatttttttagttttatggGCACCCACCATTTTCAGCCGTCCAATATATTAAAGGGTTGGTGATTAGTCAATTTTTCTAGTTGATTTAGagttaattaagttaaaatttatTCTTAAGTATTCAATTATGCAatggttaaaattatttttgtttgttataAAGGAATCTATTGGTTGTAACTAATCCAAAATTCCATTTTAAGTAATAATGGATTATTGGCTAAAATATAGCATGAGCTGTTGCTATTCTATTTAAAGTAAGtgaactttttttcttctttttaaaatttaaaattgtttGTAAATATTATTTGATAGAACCAACTCTAGATCCCTACCATCCATTTACCTAATTAATCAaggtataataattttttttaaaatgatatatatatatatacacacactagaaggatagaaaaaaaaataatacttacTTTCAGAGTTTTTCAAATAATGTAATACGCATATCTTACATGACATGTAATTTCGCTTTACTTTGTAACTTTTTAGGTTAATGACATGATCCGATCGAATTTCTAtcaaaaatcctaaattttCAATGGAAACATATGTcgagaatttttattttttaatagtgtCGGGATgtgataaaaaattaaatacgaACGCATAAAATTTAGATCTGGAATCCGCATAAGGTACTCTAGGTCTTCTTTGATTATATAGGCTATAAGTTTGATATGCACTTATTGCTATTATTGATAAGTCAAAAGTGCATAGAGACAACATTTaaggacaaataaattaaaccaCTACAATCGTATAGCCGCTCTTCCAATTTTTTAAAAGTCAAAAGCTGGCCCTCTTTGAGAAATTCTCCACACTACAAAAACCAATTGCCACCCACTCTTTTCCATtgcaaaaatattcaagaaATTAACTTCTTTCTGTTTAGCTCTCTCTTTTCTCTACATTTTTCTTGTACACAAAAAATGCTAGGCAagaagtttggttcaatgaagaAATTAGTCAAGAAGGCTAAGGTTATTAGATCACCTAGTGCTAACTCTATTCATCATAATCAATCACAACATCTTGAATATTTGCTTGTTAAGgatcatgattatgatgatgatcaagggGCTAGTCCAACAAGTGCTAAATCATCAAAAAAGATGGGGACATTTGCAGTGTATGTAGGGGAAGAAAGAGAACGATTCGCAGTGCCAACGAGCTATCTTTCACATCCATTGTTCAAGATTTTGTTGGAGAAGACATATAATGAGTTTGGTTTTGAGCAAACAAATGGACTTGTGGTGCCATGTAGTGTTGCTGCATTTCAAGAAGTGGTCAATGCTGTGGAGTGTTGCAATGGGAAGTTTGATTTTGGTGGCTTGGTAGAGGAATTTCTTTAATTAGGTTGATATTTTTCAGGGTTGTGTCTGGCCATGATACAAAAGAATCAGATTAGTAAGGACGAATAATGTTACTTTTATACCACTTTCTAGTGCGATGATAAATACTACAACAACTAAGTACAACATTTCAGTCCTGAACAAGTTGAAACCAACTACTTTTCTAGTTAGAGTGAAAAATAGCATTTGGTGAAATAGATTCAAAATCATATATTGAGGAGGTAATTTACATTTTAAGTCTTAGTTTCATTTGTACCAAAGAGCTAGTGTAAATTAAGACACCTTTAATATCCTAGGTAagcttcctttttcttttcccaTGAGGAGAAAGCAATTGAGAGAAGTAATcttgttatttatatttctCTTTAATTAGTGTCAACTAGCTAAATTGTAAATTTTATGTGACAAGAATTGTAAGAGAAATGTAGTTGTGAATTATTTACTCTTTGCCCTTTCAATTACATTAAGACCATTTGAGGATGTTCATCTTAATATAACAATAACTATACCTCAATCATAAACTCAACCAATTTGAACTCGGTCCCAAAATCggataaaaaaaaagagttgtgGTAGGCTGTTAGTCAACGTAAAATTAACCAAGGATGCTACATCTTTTATCATTTTAATCCTTCTCTTCACTTTGTTTTTTCTTGTCATTTCACTAAGTCCTTAATTGTCAGTGTATGTAGTAGTCATAGTTATCAAGTCAAAAGGGTTTCTAAATATTCAAAATGGATAATTGGTAGTTTGATTATCATCAAGAGGTGCATGCATGTTAtacaattatttaattttgacttGGTCAAAAATTAGATACTCAACATTTGTGGTAACCACAttaaccaaaataaataaataagtatatGTTAGTTGGAGTTGGCAGGATTTTAGTAGTTAGGTGATAAAGTAGAGTCATGAATGACTCATGgaatgtttttaatttttttttttaatcttatgtacatatttttAAAGATACATTGAATATACTAATAGCTCaccagaaaaaaaaattcttaagaaTATAACTTCTTATTGATCTACCCCACCCCCTGCCCCTAACCCCGCCCTATAGCACTTGTGCTTGTACTCCTTATTGAACTTTTTATGTATAGAAGATTACcaattgtattttaaaaaaagtttatgTTATGTGCACCGTCAGTGTACACATTTAAGTTCACCTATTataaatctttaaagcaaatcTGATATGCTAATGGAGAATAGAAGAGTGACCTGTTAAATTGACATGATGGTGTAAAGATTTCGTTACATCGTCGATGGCCCACATATTTCAACTTGGAGTAGATAAACTCAGCATTTTGAAACAAGCAgaaaaagaacaagaatttgAAACTTTGATGTCAAAAACAAACTGTTTTTCAGGAAACATATTGCATTTTCATTGAACATGATCAGTGGGAAAACATAATGCATCAAAACAAGTCTCCTGTAATTTGCTACCAGTCAATAAGGATTCTTTTCATTTCACCAATGAGCTCCTGCATTTGTTCCCTAGTATGCAAGGGGAAGGGATAAACACATGCACAATCCAACTGTCCGTCCCTAATTGTGTCGAATATGGCAATAGAAGGGCCTACCCCGTGCACGGATGCACACCCGATGAAGTCTTCTAATCCGATTTCTTGATGCACCGTGCTGGAGGTATCGATCACAGGGTCTTCAAACACGGAGATGAGAGAAGTCCTTAGTGAAGAGGATGGAGTTAAGCCAGGATTATCAATGGCCCTGCACATGAGGAAATTCAGGTCTCCCATGTCTGTGAAATGCTTATTGTTGTTCTTGGCGTTGATAAAAGACGTGTAACTTCTCTTTGCTAGCTCCCATAAATCATCTCCTCCCTTAACGTCATGCGTGTTGAGGATTGCAGAATGATAAAAGCCTGAATGATTTAGGTCACCATTTTAATATGCTCTGTTCAGTAAACATCCTTAGGATGCAATAATAGAAATGACCAAAAGGACAAAAGCTGACAGTTTGTGAAATCTAGATCAGCAGGAACATCTTGCCTGAACCAGCTCAAAATGGGAATTTCCGATCAGTTTTGAGTTTAGAAGTCGGAGTTTAAGACTCGGGAAAGGCTGATGGGATACAACAAtagaaatgaaaagaaaaaggtgAACATTAGTGAGAGTTTCATCAAATATAAGAACAACCACATGGTATTGAAGTATGGTGTGCTTGCCCAAGAAGTAAGTTAAAAGGG
This DNA window, taken from Solanum dulcamara chromosome 3, daSolDulc1.2, whole genome shotgun sequence, encodes the following:
- the LOC129882165 gene encoding auxin-induced protein 15A-like; its protein translation is MLGKKFGSMKKLVKKAKVIRSPSANSIHHNQSQHLEYLLVKDHDYDDDQGASPTSAKSSKKMGTFAVYVGEERERFAVPTSYLSHPLFKILLEKTYNEFGFEQTNGLVVPCSVAAFQEVVNAVECCNGKFDFGGLVEEFL